The Pseudomonas triclosanedens genome has a window encoding:
- the guaB gene encoding IMP dehydrogenase: MLRISQEALTFDDVLLIPGYSEVLPKDVSLKTRLTRGIELNIPLVSAAMDTVTEARLAIAMAQEGGIGIIHKNMSIEQQAAEVRKVKKHETAIVRDPVTVTPSTKIIELLQIAREYGFSGFPVVEEGELVGIVTGRDLRVKPNVGDSVSAIMTPKDKLVTAREGTALEEIKAALYENRIEKMLVVDEKFRLTGLVTFRDIEKAKTYPLASKDDLGRLRVGAAVGTGADTGERVAALVAAGVDVVVVDTAHGHSKGVIDRVRWVKETFPQVQVIGGNIATGEAAKALADAGADAVKVGIGPGSICTTRIVAGVGVPQISAIANVAAALEGTGVPLIADGGIRFSGDLAKAMVAGAYCVMMGSMFAGTEEAPGEIELFQGRSYKSYRGMGSLGAMAGSTGSSDRYFQDASAGAEKLVPEGIEGRVPYKGQLTAIVHQLMGGLRAAMGYTGSADIQDMRTKPQFVRITGAGMAESHVHDVQITKEAPNYRVG, translated from the coding sequence ATGCTGCGCATCAGCCAAGAAGCCCTCACTTTCGACGACGTCCTCCTGATTCCGGGTTATTCGGAAGTTCTACCCAAGGACGTGAGCCTGAAGACCCGCCTGACCCGTGGCATCGAGCTGAACATTCCGCTGGTGTCCGCCGCGATGGATACCGTGACCGAAGCCCGTCTGGCGATTGCCATGGCGCAGGAAGGCGGCATCGGCATCATCCACAAGAACATGAGCATCGAGCAGCAGGCTGCCGAGGTTCGCAAGGTCAAGAAGCACGAGACCGCCATCGTTCGCGACCCGGTCACCGTGACCCCGTCGACCAAGATCATCGAGCTGCTGCAGATCGCCCGCGAATACGGTTTCTCCGGCTTCCCGGTAGTGGAAGAGGGTGAACTGGTCGGTATCGTCACCGGCCGCGACCTGCGCGTGAAGCCGAACGTCGGCGACAGCGTGTCGGCGATCATGACCCCGAAGGACAAGCTGGTCACCGCCCGTGAAGGCACCGCCCTGGAAGAGATCAAGGCTGCCCTCTACGAGAACCGCATCGAGAAGATGCTGGTGGTCGACGAGAAATTCCGCCTGACCGGCCTGGTGACCTTCCGTGACATCGAGAAGGCCAAGACCTATCCGCTGGCGTCCAAGGATGACCTGGGCCGCCTGCGCGTCGGCGCGGCCGTCGGCACTGGCGCCGATACCGGCGAGCGCGTTGCCGCGCTGGTTGCCGCTGGTGTCGACGTAGTCGTCGTCGACACCGCCCACGGCCACTCCAAGGGCGTTATCGACCGCGTGCGCTGGGTGAAGGAAACCTTCCCGCAGGTACAGGTCATCGGCGGCAACATCGCCACCGGCGAAGCCGCCAAGGCACTGGCTGACGCTGGCGCCGACGCCGTGAAAGTCGGCATCGGCCCGGGCTCCATCTGCACCACCCGTATCGTCGCTGGCGTCGGCGTGCCGCAGATCTCCGCCATCGCCAACGTCGCCGCCGCCCTCGAAGGCACCGGCGTTCCGCTGATCGCCGACGGCGGCATCCGCTTCTCCGGCGACCTGGCCAAGGCAATGGTCGCTGGCGCCTACTGCGTGATGATGGGGTCGATGTTCGCCGGCACCGAAGAGGCCCCGGGCGAGATCGAACTGTTCCAGGGCCGTTCCTACAAGTCCTACCGTGGCATGGGTTCGCTGGGCGCGATGGCCGGCTCCACCGGTTCTTCCGACCGCTACTTCCAGGACGCCTCCGCTGGCGCCGAGAAGCTGGTGCCGGAAGGCATCGAAGGCCGCGTACCCTATAAAGGCCAACTGACCGCCATCGTTCACCAACTGATGGGTGGCCTGCGCGCCGCGATGGGCTATACCGGCAGTGCCGACATCCAGGACATGCGCACCAAGCCGCAGTTCGTGCGCATCACCGGCGCCGGCATGGCCGAGTCCCACGTCCACGATGTGCAGATCACCAAGGAAGCCCCTAATTACCGCGTAGGTTAA
- the xseA gene encoding exodeoxyribonuclease VII large subunit, which yields MHNDPFQRLGLDREVLTVSQLNQRARHLLEDVFPQVWVEGEISNLARPASGHMYFTLKDSNAQVRCALFRQNALRVRQALRDGLAVRVRGKVSLFEGRGDYQLIADAVEPAGDGALRLAFEALKEKLAAEGLFAAERKRELPAHPRRIGIVSSPTGAVIRDIISVFRRRAPQVELTLIPTAVQGREATAQIVRALKLADAQSFDALILARGGGSLEDLWCFNEEAVARAVAACVTPIVSAVGHETDVSISDFVADVRAPTPSAAAELLAPHSGDLQQRLDGLRRRLILRIQDRLTRERLRLEGTARRLRHPGERLRQQSQRLDDLDMRMRRAFERQMQVRQERLARLDTRLAAQHPGRTLALLRQRLDNLSARLPRATNAILREQRQRLDTLMQTLHIVSPLATLGRGYSILLDDKGLAIRSASQTKNGQRLKARLGEGELEVRVEDNHQAPVTLSLLD from the coding sequence ATGCATAACGATCCCTTCCAACGGCTGGGCCTCGACCGCGAGGTGCTGACCGTCAGCCAGCTCAACCAACGCGCCCGCCACCTGCTGGAGGACGTGTTCCCGCAGGTGTGGGTCGAAGGCGAGATTTCCAACCTCGCCCGCCCGGCGTCCGGCCACATGTACTTCACCCTCAAGGACAGCAACGCTCAGGTACGCTGCGCGCTATTCCGGCAGAACGCCCTGCGCGTGCGCCAGGCGCTGCGCGACGGCCTGGCGGTGCGTGTGCGCGGCAAGGTCTCGCTGTTCGAAGGCCGCGGCGACTACCAGCTGATCGCCGACGCCGTCGAACCTGCTGGCGACGGCGCGCTACGCCTGGCCTTCGAGGCGCTCAAGGAAAAGCTGGCCGCCGAAGGACTGTTCGCCGCCGAGCGCAAGCGCGAGCTGCCTGCCCATCCGCGCCGCATCGGCATCGTCAGTTCGCCGACCGGTGCGGTGATCCGCGACATCATCAGCGTGTTCCGCCGCCGCGCGCCGCAGGTCGAGCTGACCCTCATCCCAACCGCCGTCCAGGGCCGCGAGGCCACCGCACAGATCGTACGCGCACTGAAGCTGGCCGATGCCCAGAGCTTCGACGCCCTGATCCTCGCCCGTGGCGGCGGCTCGCTGGAAGACCTCTGGTGCTTCAACGAAGAGGCCGTTGCCCGTGCCGTCGCCGCCTGTGTGACGCCCATCGTCAGTGCGGTGGGCCACGAAACCGACGTATCCATCAGCGATTTCGTCGCCGACGTGCGCGCGCCCACGCCTTCAGCGGCTGCCGAACTGCTGGCGCCCCATAGCGGCGACCTGCAGCAACGCCTGGACGGCCTGCGCCGCCGGCTGATCCTGCGCATCCAGGATCGCCTGACTCGCGAGCGCCTGCGCCTGGAAGGCACCGCCCGGCGCCTGCGCCACCCTGGCGAGCGCCTGCGCCAGCAATCCCAGCGTCTGGACGACCTGGACATGCGCATGCGCCGCGCTTTCGAGCGGCAGATGCAGGTTCGCCAGGAACGCCTCGCCCGCCTCGACACTCGCCTCGCCGCCCAGCATCCGGGGCGCACCCTGGCGTTGCTGCGCCAGCGCCTGGACAACCTCAGCGCACGCCTGCCGCGCGCCACCAACGCCATCCTGCGCGAACAACGCCAGCGCCTCGACACACTGATGCAGACGCTGCACATCGTCAGCCCCCTGGCGACCCTCGGACGCGGCTACAGCATCCTGCTCGACGACAAAGGCCTGGCGATCCGCAGCGCCTCGCAGACGAAAAACGGTCAGCGCCTCAAGGCCCGCCTGGGCGAAGGCGAGCTGGAAGTGCGGGTGGAGGACAACCACCAGGCGCCCGTCACCCTTTCACTGCTGGACTGA
- a CDS encoding multicopper oxidase family protein: MSFTRRQVLGGLAGLAVVGLGAGGARIWLARPQVAAEHDYELIAAPLDLELVPGHKTPGLAYGGQAPGVEIRARQGDWLRVRFTNKLDQPTTIHWHGIRLPIEMDGVPYISQPPVQPGESFIYQFKTPDAGSYWYHPHLMSSEQLGRGLVGPLIIDEREPTEFASEKVLNLKTWHVDEEGAFTPFSVPREAAREGTRGRLSTINGEHLPVIELPAGEIVRVRILNLDNTVTYRLNLPGGEAKIYAIDGHPVEPRPFGASAKDQYWIGPGMRLELGVRGPAEDTELSLRNGPVRLATIRGVANPKAPTANWPAPLPHNPVAEPDMANAETINFKFEWVGAMSDYSKGQSAPSLWQINGVAWQGGEEHKHNAPPLAKLKEGKSYIFVLRNMTQYQHPIHLHGMAFKVLDSDRRDIIPYFTDTYLLGKNETARVALVADNPGLWMFHCHVIDHMETGLMGTIAVGEAWCG, encoded by the coding sequence ATGTCGTTTACCCGTAGACAAGTACTCGGCGGCCTCGCCGGCCTGGCCGTTGTCGGCCTGGGCGCCGGTGGTGCGCGCATCTGGCTGGCGCGCCCGCAGGTGGCTGCCGAGCATGACTATGAATTGATCGCCGCGCCGCTCGATCTGGAGCTGGTGCCAGGCCACAAGACTCCGGGGCTGGCCTATGGCGGGCAGGCGCCGGGCGTGGAGATTCGTGCGCGCCAGGGCGACTGGCTACGCGTTCGCTTCACCAACAAGCTGGACCAGCCGACCACCATTCACTGGCATGGCATCCGCCTGCCGATCGAAATGGATGGCGTACCCTACATTTCCCAGCCGCCGGTACAGCCGGGCGAAAGCTTCATCTATCAATTCAAGACGCCAGACGCCGGCAGCTACTGGTATCACCCGCACCTGATGAGCAGCGAGCAACTGGGGCGCGGCCTGGTAGGCCCGCTGATCATCGACGAGCGCGAGCCGACCGAGTTCGCCAGCGAGAAGGTTCTCAACCTGAAGACCTGGCATGTGGATGAGGAGGGGGCTTTCACGCCGTTCAGCGTTCCGCGCGAGGCGGCGCGGGAGGGCACGCGCGGGCGCCTGTCGACCATCAATGGTGAGCATCTGCCGGTGATCGAACTGCCGGCGGGCGAGATCGTCCGCGTGCGTATCCTCAACCTCGACAACACCGTGACCTACCGCCTGAACCTGCCGGGAGGCGAGGCGAAGATCTACGCCATCGACGGCCATCCGGTGGAACCGCGTCCCTTCGGTGCCAGCGCCAAGGATCAGTACTGGATCGGGCCGGGCATGCGCCTGGAGCTGGGGGTGCGCGGTCCGGCGGAAGATACCGAGCTGTCATTGCGTAACGGTCCGGTGCGCCTGGCGACCATCCGCGGCGTGGCCAATCCCAAGGCGCCCACCGCCAATTGGCCGGCGCCGCTGCCGCACAATCCGGTGGCCGAGCCGGACATGGCCAATGCCGAAACCATCAACTTCAAGTTCGAGTGGGTCGGCGCCATGTCCGACTACTCCAAGGGCCAGTCGGCGCCTTCGCTGTGGCAGATCAACGGCGTGGCCTGGCAGGGCGGTGAGGAGCACAAGCACAACGCGCCGCCGCTGGCCAAGCTCAAGGAAGGCAAGAGCTACATCTTCGTGCTGCGCAACATGACCCAGTACCAGCACCCGATCCACCTGCATGGCATGGCATTCAAGGTGCTGGACTCCGATCGTCGGGACATCATTCCGTATTTCACCGATACCTACCTGCTGGGCAAGAATGAGACGGCACGTGTGGCGCTGGTGGCGGATAACCCCGGCTTGTGGATGTTCCATTGCCACGTGATCGATCACATGGAGACAGGACTGATGGGAACCATCGCGGTGGGTGAGGCATGGTGCGGCTGA
- the guaA gene encoding glutamine-hydrolyzing GMP synthase: MAQDIHAHRILILDFGSQYTQLIARRVREIGVYCEIHPFDMSDDEIRAFAPRGVILAGGPESVHEANSPRAPKAVFELNVPLFGICYGMQTMAEQMGGKVQGSDLREFGYARVDVVGKARLLDGIEDHVDEDGVLGLDVWMSHGDKVTEIPAGFHILASTPSCPIAAMADDVRGYYGVQFHPEVTHTKQGGRILSRFVLDICGCEALWTPSNIVNDAIATVRAQVGSSKVLLGLSGGVDSSVVAALLHKAIGDQLTCVFVDNGLLRLHEGDQVMAMFAENMGVKVIRANAEDKFLGRLAGVADPEQKRKIIGKTFIEVFDEEATKLQDVKFLAQGTIYPDVIESAGAKTGKAHVIKSHHNVGGLPEDMQFELVEPLRELFKDEVRKIGLELGLPYDMVYRHPFPGPGLGVRILGEVKKEYADLLRRADHIFIEELRNFDWYHKTSQAFVVFQPVKSVGVVGDGRRYAWVVALRAVETIDFMTARWAHLPYELLEKVSNRIINEIEGISRVTYDVSSKPPATIEWE; this comes from the coding sequence ATGGCCCAAGACATTCACGCTCACCGGATCCTGATCCTGGACTTCGGCTCCCAGTACACCCAACTGATCGCCCGCCGTGTTCGCGAGATCGGCGTGTACTGCGAGATCCACCCGTTCGACATGTCCGACGACGAGATTCGCGCCTTCGCTCCGCGCGGCGTCATCCTGGCCGGCGGCCCGGAGTCGGTGCACGAGGCAAACAGCCCGCGCGCGCCCAAGGCGGTGTTCGAACTCAATGTGCCGCTGTTCGGCATCTGCTACGGCATGCAGACGATGGCCGAGCAGATGGGCGGCAAGGTGCAGGGTTCCGACCTGCGCGAGTTCGGCTATGCCCGCGTCGATGTGGTCGGCAAGGCGCGCCTGCTGGATGGTATCGAGGATCACGTCGATGAAGACGGTGTGCTCGGCCTCGATGTGTGGATGAGCCATGGCGACAAGGTCACCGAGATCCCGGCTGGCTTCCACATCCTCGCCAGCACCCCGAGCTGCCCGATTGCCGCGATGGCCGATGATGTCCGTGGCTACTACGGCGTACAGTTCCACCCGGAAGTGACCCATACCAAGCAGGGCGGTCGTATCCTCTCCCGCTTCGTGCTGGACATCTGCGGCTGCGAAGCCCTGTGGACTCCGTCCAACATCGTCAACGACGCCATCGCCACCGTGCGCGCCCAGGTCGGTTCGTCCAAGGTGCTACTGGGCCTGTCCGGCGGTGTGGACTCCTCGGTGGTCGCGGCGTTGCTGCACAAGGCGATCGGCGACCAACTGACCTGTGTGTTCGTCGACAATGGCCTGCTGCGCCTGCACGAGGGCGACCAGGTGATGGCCATGTTCGCCGAGAACATGGGCGTGAAAGTGATTCGCGCCAATGCCGAAGACAAGTTCCTCGGCCGCTTGGCCGGCGTCGCCGATCCGGAGCAGAAGCGCAAGATCATCGGCAAGACCTTCATCGAGGTCTTCGACGAGGAAGCCACCAAGCTGCAGGACGTGAAGTTCCTGGCCCAGGGCACCATCTACCCTGACGTGATCGAGTCGGCTGGCGCCAAGACCGGCAAGGCCCACGTGATCAAGTCGCACCACAACGTCGGCGGCCTGCCGGAAGACATGCAGTTCGAACTGGTCGAGCCGCTGCGCGAGCTGTTCAAGGACGAAGTCCGCAAGATTGGCCTGGAACTGGGCCTGCCCTACGACATGGTCTACCGCCACCCGTTCCCGGGGCCGGGCCTGGGTGTGCGCATCCTCGGCGAGGTGAAGAAGGAGTACGCCGACCTGCTGCGCCGCGCCGACCACATCTTCATCGAAGAGCTGCGCAACTTCGACTGGTACCACAAGACCAGCCAGGCCTTCGTGGTGTTCCAGCCGGTGAAGTCCGTCGGTGTGGTCGGTGATGGCCGTCGTTATGCGTGGGTCGTTGCCCTGCGTGCCGTGGAAACCATCGACTTCATGACCGCACGCTGGGCACACCTGCCGTACGAGCTGCTGGAGAAGGTCTCGAACCGCATCATCAACGAGATCGAAGGCATCTCCCGCGTCACCTACGATGTGTCGAGCAAGCCGCCGGCAACCATCGAGTGGGAATGA
- the tadA gene encoding tRNA adenosine(34) deaminase TadA: MVRLTNSKGHPTVKGLRPVIDRSQDIPFMREAMLLAEQGAALGEVPVGAVLVLDGKVIGRGFNRPITSHDPSAHAEMVAIREAAAATQNYRLPGATLYVTLEPCSMCAGLIVHSRIQRVVYGATEPKSGVAVSRGAFFEQDFLNHRVLVEGGVLGEECSAMLSAFFKARRAAARLDD, translated from the coding sequence ATGGTGCGGCTGACCAACAGCAAGGGGCATCCGACCGTGAAGGGGCTGCGGCCGGTCATTGACCGCAGTCAGGACATCCCCTTCATGCGCGAGGCCATGTTGCTCGCCGAGCAGGGCGCAGCCCTGGGCGAAGTGCCGGTGGGCGCCGTGCTGGTGCTGGATGGCAAGGTGATCGGCCGAGGCTTCAATCGGCCGATCACCTCCCACGACCCCAGCGCCCATGCCGAGATGGTCGCCATCCGCGAGGCCGCTGCTGCCACGCAGAACTACCGGCTGCCAGGCGCCACGCTGTACGTGACCCTCGAACCCTGCAGCATGTGCGCCGGGCTGATCGTCCACTCGCGCATCCAGCGCGTTGTATACGGTGCCACCGAGCCGAAGTCGGGCGTTGCGGTCAGCCGTGGAGCCTTCTTCGAGCAGGACTTTCTCAACCACCGGGTGCTGGTGGAAGGTGGGGTACTGGGCGAGGAGTGCAGCGCGATGCTGTCGGCCTTCTTTAAGGCGCGGCGTGCAGCAGCTCGTTTGGATGATTGA
- a CDS encoding M15 family metallopeptidase, translating to MTDLFAPILPQPDPDWAEAFRVPIVECGQPLQALGIATGFAVWPAYHRLGVPNALPECHARSEIFERLLHAASLLPDGIRLVILDAWRPFAVQQHLYDTLYDILRQHEPDADPAELTRRTREFVAPPSTRAESPSPHLTGGAIDLTLCDRDGRWLEMGSLFDEATPRSYTRHYEEIAQPDEAQRLARDNRRMLFNAMSAAGFSNLSSEWWHYDYGDQLWAAHLGKPHAIYGPAHVLPLEQLWRQQLEGLRR from the coding sequence ATGACCGACCTGTTCGCGCCGATCCTGCCGCAACCCGACCCGGACTGGGCCGAAGCCTTTCGCGTACCCATCGTCGAATGCGGCCAGCCATTGCAAGCGCTGGGTATTGCCACAGGCTTCGCGGTATGGCCCGCCTACCATCGGCTCGGCGTGCCCAATGCGCTCCCCGAGTGCCATGCGCGCAGCGAGATCTTCGAACGCCTGCTCCATGCCGCCAGCCTGTTGCCGGACGGCATCCGTCTGGTGATCCTCGACGCCTGGCGCCCGTTCGCGGTGCAGCAGCACCTGTACGACACGCTTTACGACATCCTCCGCCAGCACGAACCGGACGCCGATCCCGCCGAGCTGACCCGGCGCACCCGGGAGTTCGTCGCCCCGCCTAGCACTCGCGCCGAATCGCCCAGCCCGCACCTCACCGGCGGCGCCATCGATCTCACTCTGTGCGACCGCGACGGCCGCTGGCTGGAGATGGGCAGCCTGTTCGACGAGGCGACGCCACGCTCCTATACCCGTCACTACGAAGAGATCGCCCAGCCCGACGAGGCCCAGCGGCTCGCTCGCGACAATCGCCGGATGCTGTTCAACGCCATGAGCGCAGCCGGGTTCAGCAACCTGTCCAGCGAGTGGTGGCACTATGACTATGGCGACCAGTTGTGGGCCGCCCACCTCGGCAAGCCCCACGCCATCTATGGTCCGGCGCATGTCCTGCCGCTGGAACAGCTGTGGCGCCAACAGCTCGAAGGCCTGCGCCGATAG